AGATGAGCTTTTGAACAAGTCTGATTTCGTTACTTTACATGTTCCAGAAACTCCAGAAACCAAAAACTTATTGTCGGCCCCACAATTTGCTGCTATGAAGGATGGTGCTTACGTCATCAATGCATCCAGAGGTACTGTTGTTGACATCCCATCTCTAATCCAAGCTATGAAGGCAGGTAAGATTGCTGGTGCAGCTTTGGATGTTTATCCAAATGAACCAGCAAAGAATGGTGCCGATGCATTCTCCGATAAATTGAACAACTGGACCTCAGAATTAGTTTCACTGCCAAATGTCATCCTTACCCCACACATCGGTGGTTCCACTGAAGAAGCACAAAGTGCTATCGGTATCGAAGTTGCACATGCTTTGAGTAAATACATAAATGAAGGTATTTCCGTTGGATCAGTAAACTTCCCAGAAGTCTCCTTGAGATCGCTAGACTTGGACCAAGAAAACACTGTGCGTGTTCTATACATCCACAAGAATGTTCCGGGTGTGTTGAAGACGGTCAACAACATTTTATCAAACCACAATATCGAAAAGCAATTTTCCGATTCCTGTGGTGAGATTGCCTACCTGATGGCTGACATTTCAGATGTGAACCAAAGTGATATCAAACAAATCTACGATGAATTGGATAAGACTTCATCAAAGATTTCCATCAGACTTCTATATTAGAGTATCAATTGTTAGCAATTCAACCATGACCAAAAATTGATAGATTTTAACTTTAGATATCTTTATCGTTATATAAAAGATCTAAACCACTTAATATAAGAGAAAAAGGTTACAATATCCGTGAGATAATTATGCTTTAATGAAATGGATGGGCTCAGATATGGGCGATTGTCCTCATACCGTcatcatatatatttgtataaaAATTTCTGCATCATACCAACTATTTAATAAAGTATCATGAGAAATATCTTGAAATACCTTGAAAAATCTGAAATAGCAAGGTTAAATAACATATGCAGACCCTGAACCCTGGTTTCCACAATAACAATAGGCAATATTCAACTAATAACAGAAAGGCCCAACACTGCTTTATATTATAGTATTCAAACAGATTACCCGGCCCACTATACCACACTCCACTTCTTTATGGTGGCAAACCTTTCTTACGGGCTCGGGTCCAAAAATCCAACTGGCCCAGGGAGACTGGGAACCTATACTCTCAAGTAACATCAAAGGAAGGATTAATTAGTAGTGTTACTGAAAGTATGATAATACTAATGATCAAAGCTGTCACCGGTACTATCTAATTGTGTTCTAAACAGTTGACAAATAAATACTCGCTGCTGACAAACCAGTACTTGGACCGGATTGAAAGTTATAACAATTGAGAAGAGATCTCCCCTCAATTCTATCACAGTAATTCGAAACACTCGCAGTTATTGTATAACAGGTGTCGAATATTATTCTAGTATTGAATAGAGTTTCTCAGGCAAGGATTTggaaatatattaaaacTGTTTCAGCGagaacaaatttttgaaagagattACGATCAAAAAATGTCATTAACAACTGCTGCTCCATTGCTAGCGttattaaaagaaaaggatgCGGAAGTTAAAGCTTATGCATTACAGAGCATCAATGAAGGTGTAGACCAATTTTGGTCAGAGGTTTCCAACGATCTTCCTGAAATTGAAGCTCTTTATGATGACAATGGTTTCCAAGATAGAAAGATGGCTGCACTGATTGCATCAAAAGTTTACTACAATTTAGGTGAATATGAATCGGCAGTTAAGTATGCATTGGCTGCTGAGGAGAAGTtcgatattgatgaaaagacACAATATGTCGAAACCATTGTCTCCAAGAGCATTGAGATGTATATCAAACTCGCCACAGAAATTTACAACAAGAGTGGTGAGCAAGTCAATTTGGACCCAAAATTAACTATTGTGTTTGAGAAGATGATGACTAAGTGTACTCAAGCGAATGAATACAAGCTGGCTTTAGGTATAGCTCTTGAGGCCTTTCGCTTAGATGTCGTTAAAAGTATATTACAGGAGAGATTAGGTGAAGATCAAGAAGGTGGCtcaatgaaattgatgagCTATGTTCTGACAGCAGCTACAACTACTGTTTTTAACTCGAAATTCAAAGATGAAATCCTCAGATTACTATTTGATCTATTGATGCCATTAAAGAATGCTGACTACTTCATAACATCCAAAGTAGTCGTAAACCTAAATGACCCTGAGTTGGCTACAcaactttttgaaaaattacaTGATGAGGAACAAATTGAAGTATCATATCAAATTGCCTTTGACCTTGTGTCTTCCGCATCCCAACATCTTTTGGAGAAACTACATCATAATTTGAGCGAAAGAAGTTATGATTCTGGCCTTCTAGAAATTCTGACTGGTATACCGACTTGTGATTACTACAATACTTTCTTAttaaataagaaaaatattgatatcaGTTTGTTGAATAAATCCAAATCATCCCTTGACGGTAAATTCTCATTATTCCACACTGCTGTCAGCGTTTCTAATGGTTACATGCATGCTGGTACAACTGACAACTCTTTCATAAAAGCAAACTTATCTTGGTTGGGAAAAGCACAGAACTGGGCTAAGTTTTCAGCCACTGCTTCACTCGGTGTTATTCACAAAGGTAACTTAATTGATGGTAAGAAGGTTATGGCTCCATATTTGCCAGGTAGTCGTTCATCTTCCAGATTTATCAAGGGTGGATCTCTGTATGGTCTAGGCCTAATTTACGCTGGTTTTGGTAGAGATATCGTCGACTACCTGAAAACTCATCTTATTGAGAATAGTGGTACCACTGGagatgaagatgttgaTGTTCTACTTCATGGTGCTTCGTTAGGTGTCGGTCTGGCTGCTATGGGAACAGCTAATAATGAAGTTTACGAGGCTCTAAAAGACGTGCTATATAACGATGTTGCAACATCTGGTGAAGCTGCCGCATTTGGTATTGGTTTAACCTTGTTGGGAACTGGTGATGAAACTGCCATCAATGATCTATTCACTTATGCACAAGAGACTTCTCATGGTAACATTACTAGAGGTTTATCCATGGCTCTTGCTTTGATAAACTATGGCCGTCAAGAACAAGCGGATGAACTCATTGATAAGATGCTTGCTAGTGAAAACAGCTTAATTAGATATGGTGGTGCGTTCTCGATTGCACTTGCATATGTCGGAACTGGTAACAATAAGGTAGTGAAGAAACTGTTACATCTTGCAGTTTCTGATTCTAACGATGATGTCAGAAGAGCTGCAGTCACTGCATTAGGCTTTGTCTTACTGCGTGATTATACAACTGTTCCAAGAATCGTGCAACTTTTAGCCGAATCACATAATGCTCATGACAGATGCGGTGCAGCTTTTGCATTGGGTATTGCATGTGCAGGAAAAGGTCTACAGGCGGCAATCGATGTCTTAGAACCAATGACAAAGGATCCAGCTGATTTTGTGCGTCAAGCGGCCATGATATCTCTATCATTGGTTATGATACAACAGACTGAAAAGATGAATCCTAAAGTTGCTTCCATAAACTCTCACTTTTTGAGTGTGATAACCAACAAGCACCAAGAAGGTCTAGCTAAGTTTGGTGCTTGCGTCGCTCTTGGTATCATGAATGCAGGTGGACGTAACGTTACAATTCAACTCGAGAATGCTGAAACTGGTACTCTCGATACTAAGTCAGTCGTTGGTCTTGCCATGTTTACTCAATTCTGGTATTGGTTCCCAATGGCGCACTTCTTATCTCTCTCCTTTACTCCAACAACAATAGTTGGTGTGCGTGGGTCAGACTTAAATATTCCTAAATTCGACATGAATTGTTACGCTAGAGAGGATGTCTTCTCCTATCCAAAGATGTTTGAGGAATCTGCCGATAAAGAAGTCGAGAAAGTTGCCACTGCCATTCTATCTACAACAGCAAGGGCCAAGGCGAGAGCCAAGAAGACTAAAAAAGAGAAGGATAccaatgaagatgacaagaaaaagaaggaaaaagatttgaagaaggaagaaACCAAGAAGGATGATGCTAAGAAGGAATcagaagcagaagaagacttCAACAAGAATAGATACTCCTCAAAGCCTTACAAGATCGAAAACATGTCTAGGGTACTACCACAGCAGCTGAAATACGTGCAATTCATCAAGGAAGAGAGATTTACACCTGTACGCAAATTTAAAGGTACCAACGGAGTTGTGGTTTTAAAGGACAACAAACCATCCGAACCCGCAAGCATAATAGAAACAGTAAGGCAAAGCAAAGACGTAAATGCTCCTTTACCAACCCCATTTAAGGTCACGGAAGAATTAGACTTCGAGAAGATATAGTTTTGCTTTACCGTCCCTGCCTCTCACGGACAGTGAAAAGTCCATATCATTACCGGTAGTTTGGGA
This is a stretch of genomic DNA from Nakaseomyces glabratus chromosome M, complete sequence. It encodes these proteins:
- the RPN2 gene encoding proteasome regulatory particle base subunit RPN2 (CAGL0M12859g~Ortholog(s) have endopeptidase activity, protein binding, bridging activity and role in proteasome assembly, ubiquitin-dependent protein catabolic process), with translation MSLTTAAPLLALLKEKDAEVKAYALQSINEGVDQFWSEVSNDLPEIEALYDDNGFQDRKMAALIASKVYYNLGEYESAVKYALAAEEKFDIDEKTQYVETIVSKSIEMYIKLATEIYNKSGEQVNLDPKLTIVFEKMMTKCTQANEYKLALGIALEAFRLDVVKSILQERLGEDQEGGSMKLMSYVLTAATTTVFNSKFKDEILRLLFDLLMPLKNADYFITSKVVVNLNDPELATQLFEKLHDEEQIEVSYQIAFDLVSSASQHLLEKLHHNLSERSYDSGLLEILTGIPTCDYYNTFLLNKKNIDISLLNKSKSSLDGKFSLFHTAVSVSNGYMHAGTTDNSFIKANLSWLGKAQNWAKFSATASLGVIHKGNLIDGKKVMAPYLPGSRSSSRFIKGGSLYGLGLIYAGFGRDIVDYLKTHLIENSGTTGDEDVDVLLHGASLGVGLAAMGTANNEVYEALKDVLYNDVATSGEAAAFGIGLTLLGTGDETAINDLFTYAQETSHGNITRGLSMALALINYGRQEQADELIDKMLASENSLIRYGGAFSIALAYVGTGNNKVVKKLLHLAVSDSNDDVRRAAVTALGFVLLRDYTTVPRIVQLLAESHNAHDRCGAAFALGIACAGKGLQAAIDVLEPMTKDPADFVRQAAMISLSLVMIQQTEKMNPKVASINSHFLSVITNKHQEGLAKFGACVALGIMNAGGRNVTIQLENAETGTLDTKSVVGLAMFTQFWYWFPMAHFLSLSFTPTTIVGVRGSDLNIPKFDMNCYAREDVFSYPKMFEESADKEVEKVATAILSTTARAKARAKKTKKEKDTNEDDKKKKEKDLKKEETKKDDAKKESEAEEDFNKNRYSSKPYKIENMSRVLPQQLKYVQFIKEERFTPVRKFKGTNGVVVLKDNKPSEPASIIETVRQSKDVNAPLPTPFKVTEELDFEKI